In one Dermacentor variabilis isolate Ectoservices chromosome 4, ASM5094787v1, whole genome shotgun sequence genomic region, the following are encoded:
- the LOC142579690 gene encoding isatin hydrolase-like, with translation MTRTIALNVQVRDVTWILLASLELLNLVHGDILRGLVPAQWCESYDVLDLSHSFNERTIYWDDNGYYKLNVTIYNATSSGWFQEDTMEEAIHGGTHLDSPVHFHKGGWDATQIPLNRLMFLPVAVVDVREKVAQNPEYMLSVDDILLWEEKNGQLPSGCLFVAHTGQSKHWPNRTAYMGIDANGDKHFPAMQPEAASYLATQRSVYGVGVDTPSVDAAPEDAAHRAVSAANIFILENLVGLEKLPPRGAYAIVLPLKLDGASGSPVRVVALAPP, from the exons ATGACGCGAACTATCGCTCTAAATGTTCAGGTGCGTGATGTGACGTGGATCCTTTTGGCTTCCTTGGAGCTGCTAAACCTGGTCCACGGAGATATTCTTCGAGGACTCGTCCCTGCGCAATGGTGCGAAAGCTACGATGTCCTGGATCTGTCACACAGCTTCAACGAGCGGACGATATATTGGGACGACAACGGGTACTACAAGCTCAACGTGACCATCTACAACGCAACCAGTTCTGGATG GTTCCAAGAAGACACAATGGAAGAAGCCATACATGGCGGAACCCACCTGGACTCACCAGTGCACTTCCACAAGGGTGGGTGGGACGCGACACAGATACCACTGAACAGGTTGATGTTCCTACCAGTGGCAGTTGTGGACGTCAGGGAGAAAGTGGCGCAGAACCCCGAATATATGCTTTCTGTGGATGACATACTTCTCTGGGAGGAAAAGAATGGTCAGCTTCCGAGCGGGTGCCTCTTCGTGGCTCACACCGGACAGTCTAAG CACTGGCCAAACCGCACCGCCTATATGGGCATCGACGCCAACGGCGACAAGCATTTCCCAGCCATGCAGCCGGAGGCGGCCTCCTACCTGGCAACGCAACGGAGTGTTTACGGCGTCGGTGTGGATACACCTTCAGTGGACGCGGCTCCTGAAGATGCCGCGCACCGGGCAGTCTCAGCCGCAAACATCTTCATCCTCGAGAACCTCGTAGGCCTGGAGAAGCTGCCGCCAAGAGGAGCTTACGCCATCGTGCTGCCACTAAAACTGGATGGAGCCAGCGGTTCGCCCGTACGAGTGGTTGCTCTGGCGCCGCCCTAG